In the Clostridium cellulovorans 743B genome, AAAACAGCTTCTGAAGCGGCTGGAATACCTACAGGTTGGATACATCTTTTAGAAACAAGAGATGATGTAAATGAAATGTTAAAACTGGATAAATACATTGACTTATTAATACCAAGAGGTTCAAATGAATTTGTTCAATATATAATGAAAAACTCAAATATCCCAGTTATGGGTCATGCAGATGGTATCTGCCACTGTTATGTAGACTCAGAAGCTGATTTAGATATGGCAGTAAAGGTCGTACTAGACTCAAAAACGCAATATGTATCTGTATGTAATGCTACCGAAACACTTTTAGTAAATAAAGATATCGCAAAAGAGTTTCTTCCTTTGTTAAAAATAGAGTTAGACAAAAAAAACGTTGAGTTAGTAGGTTGTCCTGAAGCCCAAAAAATTATCTTTGTAAATTCTGCTTCGGAAGAAGATTGGAAAACAGAATACCTTGACTATAAGCTTTCTATAAAAATAGTTAAAACCATTCAAGAAGCCATAGAACATATAAATACTTATAGTTCAGGACATACTGAGGCTATTATTACTAAAAACAAAGAAAGTGCTGAACTATTTATGAATCTAATTGATTCTGCCAATGTATTCTGGAATTGTTCTACAAGATTTAGTGATGGCTTTAGATATGGCTTTGGTGCAGAAGTTGGAATAAGTACTAGTAAGCTTCATGCTAGAGGTCCTGTTGGACTTGATGGGCTTCTTATTTATAAATATAAATTGTATGGTAATGGTAATATTGTTCAAGATTATGCGAATAAAACCAAAACTTTTACGCATAAAAAAATATAAACTTCTCATTATATTAATTTTAAGGGGTAACCGAAAATTCAAAAGTAAATTTTTCAGTTACCCCTTAACTAATCATATTTAACTACTTAAATTCAACTTTTTAAGAATAGTTTTATTAAACAACTCTGATACCTTCTGTATAGTTGGTCCAGCTATAAAAGCTGCAATAACCGTAACAACTCCTATTTTCCCTCCAAAGGTAAATCCCAGTACTAGCGATATAACATCGCAGATTATTTTTGCCACTTTATATTCTCTCTTTATCTTATCTCTGATAACCATAACTACACCTGTAACTGGGTCCATTCCAATATTAGCTGATATAAAAATACCAACACCTAGGAATAGCATTGAACATCCTAAGAAAGCGGTTAATATTCTTCCGCTCAAGTCATTGGATATATTCATAACTTCATGTAGTTTAAATCCTAAACTTATAAAGTTACCCATAGGTACTGCATAAATAAATGTCCCTATGTTTATATACTTCCTACCAAATATAAATACTATCGCAAGAAGAATAAGATTTACTAAATTTGTTACTAACCCAAGCTTTTCTGGTTGGAACCCAAGTATATTACGAACCCCATCATATAAAACTGCAATAGGGTCATTTCCTAACATTCCTGCTGAATTAAACGCTAGTCCAAAACCTACTAATGAAACGCCAACTAATGCTATTATTACTTTCATAAAAAAAGCTGTATATGATTTATCCTTAGTTTTTTGAATTATGTTGTCCATTCGAACACCTTTCCTGTCATTTGTTAAATTAGTTTTGGTAATACTGATTCACCAATTGTATCCTTAGGCATTTCTAATTGAAAATTAGCAGCTATAGTAGCTCCAATAGCAGCAAAGCTATCACTTGTTTCTATTAAACCATTTCCACTCATAGCTGGTGAATATGCTAAGAAAGGAACTAATTCTCTTGTATGGTCAGACCCTATATAAGTTGGATCATTTCCATGATCTGCAGTAATTATTAATAAATCATCTTCTTTTAATTTCTCTAATACCTTACCTAAATTAACATCAAACTTTTCTAGTTCTTCTGCATAACCAACTGGGTTTCTTCTATGTCCCCATAATGCATCGAAATCAACTAAGTTAACAAAACACAATCCGTTGAAATCCTTATCCATTATCTCTAATGTTTGCTCCATACCATGAACAGAGCTCTTAGACTTATGTGCTTCTGTTATACCTTCTCTATCAAATATATCATTTATCTTTCCAACAGATATTACATCAAAACCATTATCCTTTAATGTATTTAGGGCTGTCTGTCCAAATGGTTTTAAGGCATAATCATGTCTATTACTTGTACGGCTAAATTCTCCCTTTTTCGCTCCTATATATGGTCTTGCAATTATTCTTCCAACCTTCCATTCATCTTTAAAGGTTAATTGTCTTGCAATTTCACAACAACGATAAAGTTCCTCTAATCCAAAGGTTTCTTCATGACCACAAATTTGTAATACGGAATCTGCTGAAGTATATACTATCATATCTCCAGTCTTCATTTGGTGCTCACCAAACTCATCTAAGATTTCAGTACCACTAGCACTCTTATTACCTACGATATTGTGGCCAGTTTTTATTTTTAGCTCCTCTAAAAGTTCATCTGGGAATCCTGTATCTGTGAATGTTTTAAATGGAGTTTCTATTTTTAGACCCATCATTTCCCAATGACCAGTCATTGTATCCTTACCTATACTTGCTTCTCTCATTTTCATGAAATATCCTAAAGGCTTTTCAACTGGCTCTACATTCCTTATTGAATGTAGATTAGCCAACCCTAGCTTTTGCAAGTTAGGAATCTTAAAACTTTCAACTGATTCTGCTATATGGCCTAGGGTATCTACCCCTACATCACCATATTCTTTTGAATCCTTCATTTCTCCAACGCCAAGAGAGTCTATTACTATTGTAAAAATTCTTTTATACTTTTTCATATTAGTTTCTCTCCTTATCAGATTTTATTAAGTTTCTAATTCCTTGTATTGCAACTTCTATTGCTGTTTCAGTATCATGCACCTGTATATTTTCTAATCCTGATTTTTCACGTTCTTGATTAGCAACTACCAAAAATACCGAACCAACTCTTACTCTTAAATAACTACCTACTACAAACAAAGCAGCTGATTCCATTTCAGATGCAAGAGTTCCACATCTTAACCATGCATTCCACTTATCCATTAATTCATAACTAACAGGTTTTGTTTCTGGAGAGTGTTGACCATAAAATGAATCTTTACATTGTACTACTCCCACATGATGTGTTTTGTCTAGTTCCTTACAAGCTTGCACTAATGAGTTTGCTACATCGAAATTTGCTACTGCAGGGAATTCAATCGGTGCATATTCTTTACTTGTACCTTCCATCCTAATAGCTCCAGTAGCTACAACTACATCTCCGCCCTTAACATTTATCTCCATTCCACCACAAGTACCTACTCTAATAAAAGTATACGCTCCACACTTCACTAATTCTTCCAATGCTATAGCAGCTGATGGTCCGCCTATACCTGTTGATGTAACACTTACCTTAACACCATCTAGATATCCAGTGTATGTAACATATTCTCTACTATCTGCAATTAACTGTGGATTTTCAAAGTGTGCCGCTATTTTTTCGCACCTTTTCGGATCGCCTGGAAGTATAACGTATTTGCCAACTTCCCCTTCTCCAACGTTAATATGATATTGCTTACCTGAACCTTGTGAATAGATCATATTTATCCCTCCATAATTATTATTTATATAAACCGTTTTTGCTATACGCTTACAATTATCTCTATAAAACTAACTATATTTTTAACTTGTCTACTAACTTGTATTTTTGTCTATACAGCAAGTGTAGCATGTCTACTTATACCCGTCAAGTTCTTTTATATTTACTTTAAAACCATAAAATATCTTTATAATTTATAGATATCTATAGACGCTAGTTTATGATAGAATATAAATAAAATCATAGTTTATAGCACTGTTATCATATACACAACATGGCTGTTCTCAGTGCTTCATTGTACAACTGTAAAACTATAGCTATAATTATTATTAACATATTTTTATTGAAATTTTGTGATTTTATAAATATACTTGTCTAGACAAATTCATATTCGGCAGAAAGGTGTTATTTTAATGGACGACTTTAGTATTGTTGGGAAGGAAAAGGAATTAAAATTCGTAACCGTCTATAATCAACTTTTTAAAATGATAAATGAAGGTACTTTTCCTGAAGGAATCAGATTGCCATCAGAACCAGAGTTATCAAAATCACTTGGTGTTAGTAGATCAACTTTAAGGCAAGCACTTGCACTATTACAGGATGATGGAATAGTTAAGAATATTAGAGGAAAAGGAAATTTTATAATAAAGTCTCACTCCGATAAGCCACTGGGCTTAGAGACGATTGGGCATCCAGTATATAGGTGCTCAACCGATTCAATTGATGAAGTTAAAATGAAACTGCGTATAGAACCTTCCACGGACTACTTTAATCAGGCTTTAGGGAAAAAAACTGCTGCTGTTGTACTAATAGATAGGTGGTATAAGTCAAAAGGGATTTCTGCGGCTTATTCTTTCACCTTGTTCCCAATTGAAACTATTTCAAAATTTAATATAGACTTGAACGATTATGATAAAGTTCTACAATTTATAGAAAAGGATTTGTATGAACTATGCAATAATATCATAGTTGAAATAAAGTATTCAACCTCTGGGAATTTTACAGCAAAGGAATCACCAATTTCATCGGAAAATCAATTTTACTTGATACAAGAGACTATGTATATAGATACGGAGTTTCCTATAGCCTCTAACAAGCATTATTTACCACTAAGCTCAAGCTCTATTAAGTTCCATCAGAAAAAATAAAAGAGCACCTAACTGAACTGCCCCCTGTCTCCTTTACATGGGCAGTTCAAACAAGTGCGCTTCTTTATCTCATATCCATGACTCTTATACGCCATTTTCTTTATGATCTTTTGAAATTCTTCTCTTTTATAATATTCATCACCTTTCAAAGGTGATGTTCTTTTAAAATATTATCTGTTTTCTATTTCCATATACTCTCTTGTGGGATTATCTTCATAAGACATCTTTCATTTCCCATTTTTATACTTTTTAATAACTCTACATCAACTTTACACTGAAAAGATTTTTCAAATAGCACTTTGCTATAACCAGTAGTACATTGGCACCATGCATCAGACTCAAGTCTATCTACTTCTGTCAACATTGGGCATGGACAAAAATTAAATTGTAAATAAAGACTTCCATTTTCATAGAATAAACCTGCATCTTTTGCCTTCTGCAAATTTCGAAATTCCTCTAAGTTTGATGATAATTCCATTAGTTCTTTCACTAGTTCTAACTTTTCATCCATTCCATATCCACACTGACACTTCATTCTAATCTTCTTAGTAGTTGCACTATCAAATTTACTTTCTAATCTCTTCATCGTAGAATTTACCCAGGTAGCATTATTCTCAGACTTACCACTTTCTGATTTTCCATATACAACTTCTCTTGCAATATCTTCATTACTCTCATTTTTTATAGCTTCATAAATAACATTCTCTTGAATTTTTCTTATATCAAACATAAAACTCCCCTTTTCTTCACTTTATTTAGTGATCTCTTTATCTCTATTTCTATGATAAAAGAAGTTTTACTATTTTACTTCTGAATTCTTGCTCTATTTAATAGCAATACATAAATCCATAACAACATAATTATTTTTTCTGTCAATATCATGATAGATTCCCAAACCATATCTTTCATCCATCTTATATCCGCTGCGTGGGAGCCAAATATTAAAAATCCCCTGGAATGTTACGAAAATATCCTGTACATATCCATTAAAATGATAGACTGCAAACTTACCACCTTTTATCGTTATAATATTTTCTAACTCCACGTCTTCATAAGTAGTAATACATAAATCATATATACATTTATCTAACTGAGTAATAGACGGATCATTATAAGATTTTTCAATCAAAAGGGTATCTGATTTAATATAAGTTTTGTATCGTTCCATGAAACTGTACCAGTTAACCCCTATCTCTCTATAGTCTCCAATATACCTTTCATAGATTACTTTGAAATCATCCAACCTTCGCATAACAATCTTCTCATCATAATGCTCAAAAGACTTAAACGTATTATGCTCACTAGGACAAAATGGATTAGCAATCTCAGTTGAATTTATAGCCTTTTTAAATTCAATCGGAGAAATTCTGTGTTGTTTGCTAAAAGCTGAACTATAATTCGAAGAGCTGTATCCATAATTAAGTCCAATATCAGTAATGGTTTTATCTTTTTCAACCTTAAGACTTACTGCACTCTGATCTATTTTTATACGTTTGATAAAAGAATAAACGCTTACTCCTGTTTCTTCTTTAAATATCCTACTAAAATGATATTTTGAAAAGTTACAGTGATTAGCAACATCTTCAATGGAGATATCTTCATCTATATGCTGTAAAATATACTCAATACTTTTATTTATCAAAGATTTTTTAATTATTATTTTAACTCACTCCCATAAGAAATCTTATATAAATACAATTCCAATCAAGTAAAATTATAGCAAAACAAACCCTTCTTTTAAACAATATATGAAAAAACAAAGTCCGTAACAGAAGTTGCTACGGACTTTCTGGATAGTTAACTATAATAATTTAGTATAATCAATTTCTATGAAAGGAACCTTATTCTCTATTCGTTCTTTTCTTCCTTTCATAAAATTCATACTCCACTCATCTAAATCATTTAAATTTCTACTTCTTACTATGGCAATATAAAGAATTATCTCTCTAAGCTTAACAAACAATGATATCTGTTTTAACCAAAAGGAATCTAACATCTTATTCTCACAATATCCCTTTAAGAAATGTTTTGCACTCAACTGAGATCCCTGAATATCTAGTTCACCTCTCCAAGTTAAACTCTCATAAAACAATTGAATTGCTATATCATTGATAAACCAACAATAACTTGATTCATCAAAATCAAATAATGTAATCTTATCATCATCAACATGGTAATTGCAAGCTACCATATCTCCATGTATTAATCCATAAGAATTATTGTCTTTAGGTAATTTATTAATTTGCTGTATTAACTCATTTAACGTATCAATAATTTTTGAATGTCCCTTAGGTAAATATTCACTAGCCCTAGAGAGAAAATTATTTTCAGCCCATTGAAATCTTCTACAATTACTAATCGGTGTATACTTCATTGATAAAGTATGTATTTTTGCAGTTAGTTTACCAAGTCGTTCAACATTATGAGTACTCCACGGATATTGTCCTATCCCTTTACCAATGGCTTCTTCAAAAGCTACAACAAAAAAAGCATTGTTTTCAGATGTAACTGTTTCTATTAGTATCTCATTTCTAGAAAATATAGGCTTAGCAACTAATATACCATTACTTGATAGATATTCGATCCACTCCAATTCAGCTTGAATAAGTTGTTTATTTCTATGAGATTCATGAGTTATTCTAATAAATGTTGTTCGCCCATGTACATTAACTCTAAATACATAGTTTTGATGATTCCCTATCAACATTATATCATTATCTTTTACACAATATCTTTGAATTGATTCTGAAATTATTTCTTTTGTAAACTTGCTCTTCAACTTTTCTTCCATTATTAACCTCCATAAATTTAATCTGGTTAGATAATGAAATTTCTCACTCTTCTGCAATACATATTAAATTGCTTAGTCATTTATTTCCCCTCCTGTCAACGTGAAGTTAATTATTATATATAGCATTTTTAGGGTATTCTACTCTTTTTATAATTAAATACTAATATTATAGCAACATTTTCTACCTTCTGGAACAGTAATTTTTATTTACTTTATATATTTACTTCTATTTATTTAATTTTTAGAGATTTGCCAAGAACAATGATTTCATCACAGTTATGCTACAATCTCATCAATTAACTCATCAGAATCATTAAATACTAATTTCTTAAGTCGTGGTGCACAAGGTTTTGAAATTATACCTATGACTTTACCAGTTAGCAGTGCTGAAATGATAGTTCCTTCCCTTATCGTAGATATATTACCTATAAACACCAATGATAAAATTATGGCTAGAATTACAGAAGTACAGTCAAACAAAATCTTGACCTTACCAAAATCAGTTTTAGTTTTATCACTTATGGCAAGTACAAGTCCATCTGGTGCATTTGGCACAATATCCATGGTTATAAACATTACAACTCCTATTGATACAATACCAATGCTTGTGCTCATTAATAATACCTGTATAAAATAATTGCTTGCTTCTATACCTTTCAATAAACCACTGGCAAAATCTACAAAAAACCCAAATGGGAAACTAAAAAGTATTTGCAATAAGCTTTTCAGTTTAAATTTTTTTCGTAAAATAAGAGCCTGTGCTAGGACATAAAAAGCATAGACTCCAATAGTCACTGTTCCAAGACTAACCCCTATAATATTGCTTATAGCTAAAGGAAAAGCTGAAACAGGTGATACTCCCAGATTTGATTTTATAGCAAGATTTATTCCTATAGCCAGGAGAAATAAACCTGCAAAATAAATAGTAATACGTAATATGTATTTCAACTCCGAGTCCCTCCTTATTAAATAATTTTATTTAACTACCTGTACATCATGAAATTGATTAATTTAGTTACAAATTTATTCATTATTGTTGTATATAATCTTCTTGGCACAAATAAAAAAAGAAGCCTCTGCTTCCCCTAAATTAATTATACCATAAACAAAGATTTACTTTCGTGGTGTTTCTTATAAATACCATGCACCTAAGTTGTAAAAATTTTAAATATATCACTTGTATTTAGATATACTAGAACTAATAACTTGTCTCTAAAAAGTTTTCTTAAATTAAGCTTATCGAATAAAACTAATATATTAAGAAAGCTTAGTATTAGTGCACCAAACTTTCTTAATATAAGCTACAAGCTTTTTTTGCAAATAATAAATATCTTGATTTTTATCTCATCTACAACAAAGCCTCACTCTATTTACTTTCAACATTCCTCTTAAATGAGTAATAAGTAGCTACAAAATAACATACATAAATAACTATAATCAATATTAAGGATATACTTATATTAAACATAAAAGCCTTATCTCCAATATATATATCAATTAATGTCCTGCTTGCAGATGCAAAGGCATAAAAAAATATATAGAAACCAAAGACTGCTATAATAATTGGTAGTGTAAAGTATAGGGATATTTGCTTTAAAATTAATCTACCTGTATCTTTATCATCTATACCTAGTTTTCTTAGAGTGTCAAATCTCCCCTTATGCTGTATAGAGTCTGATAGTTGCTGCAACGCAAGTACTGTTAAGCTTATCATCAGTAACACAGTGCCACCATATATTCCAAGAATCCTCATACCTAAAGTAACATTTAATATTTCATTAGTCTCTGCTGCCTTTAATCTGATTGTTAAAGGATTATTCTTCTTCTCACTAAGCATATTCCCATAGTTTTTTATAAACCAGTTTGGTATAAGTTCTGTTTCAACTTTCACTAATTTATCGTTGCTAATCTTCATGGCTGTATTAGCATAAAAATCCTTAGCTGCTAAACCCAAGTTTTCGCACCATTTATCAGGTATAACTACAAGTCCACCTTCATAAGTATTATAAATATATTCTCCAATAGAATCTTTGTAGTATGGATTTGAACTAAGCTTCAACTCCTTATCTTTTATTTTCAGAGTTGAATTTTCACTTACATGCTCGTCAATAAATTTATCATCTACAAGCTTTAACCATTGAGTTGTGAATTCATCATCCTCAAGCCTCACTTCATCATATCCAAGCATTTCTCTTAAATGATTATAATCACTTAATCCTATAGCAAATAGCGGCATATTTTTTTTATCTGTATCATATAGCTTTTTATCATAAATATAGTATTGCTCCACTTCACAATAATCCTTAAAATTATAGTTTTCACTGTCTAAAAATTCTACTAATCCACTATAATCAATTTTGGATATATTCTCTGTTTTGCTCATAATATTTAACCTACTTGCTACAACTGTATCAAAAGGAATTCTATTGTCTAAGTAGCCTAAACTCCACTGTGATAATAGAAGTGTCAAAGTAAAGCATAGTGCAGCACCTAAGAAAGTTATAGAAATTGTGGCCATTAACATGGGAGCTGTCTTTATTTTTGAAACCACTGCTCCTATTAAAAAGAGATTTGTGTACTCATACTTAAACTTTATCCATCTTTCTTTAATTAAAATTAATACATATGCCAAGGAATAGAATAATGCATAAGTTCCACCAATAAAGCCTGTTACCGCAAGGCCAGCATATGTAATCTCATTTCCCTGCTTTAACTGGACATTTTCTATTACCCGCAAAATCCTATAGACAGAATATCCACAAAGTATATAAAGCAAAATAGCTATAATAAATACACTAATGTATATTATCTTACCTCTCTTAAACTGAAATTCAGTCTTCTTTTCATCATTCAGCATATGAATCAATTTAGTCTTACTTAAAGTTCTTATATTTATAAGCCCAATTATGCAAAACATTGCAGTAAAAAATAACAAAGTTATTGCCACAGTGTCTATATAAAGCTTAAAGGAAAATATAATCTTTTGATTTGCAGTCATAAGAATTAAAGCAGTAACCATCTGGGAAAACAAAGTTCCAAGAAATATTCCAAAAACTATGGAAACTATACCCATTACCAAGGTTTCAATAAAAAACATGAGGGCTACATTTCTTTGTGGAATACCTAGTAATATATAAGTTGCAAACTCTTTTTTGCGTCTCTTCATCATATATTTATTTACATAACCTATAAGCAAAATAAGCAATCCTGTTATGATATATGTAGTGTACTTTATCATGATTTTAAGGTATTTAAAATTATAGGTATCTTCTGTTATCAACTCGTAATGTGAGCTTGATAATGACATAAAGGCATAAAACAGGCTTACACATATAATTAGTGTAACAAAATAAATTACATAATCCTTAATAGAGCGTCGTGCATTGCTTAAAGCCAACTTAGCGTACATCTCTCATGTCACCCCCAAGCAGTGCTACCACATCCAGAATCTGATTAAAAAATTGCTTTCTGGTATTTTGTCCCTTTATAAGTTCTGTAAATATCTTTCCATCTTTAATAAATAAAATTCTGTCACAGTAGCTTGCAGTAAAGGAATCGTGGGTTACCATTAGAATAGTTGCCCCTAAATCCTTATTTAAGTGCGAAATCATTTCTATAAGCATTTGAGCTGATCTTGAATCCAATGCACCAGTTGGTTCATCAGCTAAAATAAGTTTTGGATTTGTAATTAACGCTCTGGCACAGGCACATCTCTGCTTCTGCCCACCAGAAACCTCATAAGGATATTTATTAAGAATATCCGCTATCCCTAACTCTGAAGCTACAGCCTTTACTTTGTTGTCTATATCCTGCTTTTTATGCCTGTTGATTGTTAATGCTAAGGCTATATTCTCATGAATTGTCAAAGTATCTATCAAATTAAAATCCTGAAATATAAAACCTAGGTTCTCTCTTCTAAACTTGGCAATATCTTTTTGATTTATTGATGTTAAATCCTTCCCATCAATATAAATATGTCCTGAGCTTACCTCATCAATGGTAGATATAGTATTTAGTAAAGTTGTCTTACCAGAACCAGAAGGTCCCATAACCCCTACAAATTCTCCCTTAACTACCTGAAAACTTATGTCATCAATGGCCTTTACCACATTCCCCTTATTTCCATAATACTTTTCTATACTTTTTATATCTAATATCTTATCCAACATCCTCACCTCAGTTATATTGTACACAATTTCTTCTCTGCTTGATTCTATTAAACCTTACTTTTAAGTTACAACTTTGTCACTTTAAATATGTTGAAAGCATAAAATCAGATTTTAAATTCGCTTATATTACTTATAGGATTAAAGAACTTGAACTGCAAAAAGAGCCTATATGGCTCCATCTCTGCAAAAGTTACCTTTAGGAAAAGTAATTATTATTTTCGTATATAAATTCTCTTTTGAATCTACTGCTATTAACAAGCCCAACTTATTACAAAGCTTTTTACATAAATACAAGCCTATTCCCGTAGACTTGTGACTTTTCCGTCCTTTACTTCCTGTAAAACCCTTGTCAAATACACGCCCAACCTCACTGTCAGGTATTCCTATTCCGTTATCTTTAATAATAAGTTGAACTCCACCTTTGATATCTCTTGTATAAATCTTAACTATTGGTAGCTGAGCTTTTCTATACTTTACTGCATTAACTATTATCTGATTAATTATAAACTCCAACCACTTACTATCACAGTATACACCTTTATCAAGGTCTGTTAAGTCTATATCTATATTATTAAGAATAAACATCTGTTTATTTCTGATAATCACATTATTGACACACTGTTCCAATGAAATTTCTTTTATTAGATAGTCCTTTTGAGTTTCCTCACTTCTGGCGTAAAATAAAGCTTGTTCAACATATCTATCTATATTTTCAAGTTCCTCTAATACAGCTCTTGATGTACTTGTTTTATTATTTTCTTCTATGAGTTTAATAGCGGATATAGGCGTCTTTACTTCATGTATCCATTGCTCAATATACTCCTTATATTCCTTACGGGAAGTCTTGGCTTTATTCACTTCTTCAAGCATGGACTTGCCAGATTTCTTAATTAAATCGTAATATGGA is a window encoding:
- a CDS encoding sensor histidine kinase, translated to MSSGEYLKDRIKVILLNVIALITISIFLFSVGNTFDTIITVVVTWSLVYITFLIYEYRKRKVFYENILKTVEKLDKKYLMGEIIDKPPFIDAVPYYDLIKKSGKSMLEEVNKAKTSRKEYKEYIEQWIHEVKTPISAIKLIEENNKTSTSRAVLEELENIDRYVEQALFYARSEETQKDYLIKEISLEQCVNNVIIRNKQMFILNNIDIDLTDLDKGVYCDSKWLEFIINQIIVNAVKYRKAQLPIVKIYTRDIKGGVQLIIKDNGIGIPDSEVGRVFDKGFTGSKGRKSHKSTGIGLYLCKKLCNKLGLLIAVDSKENLYTKIIITFPKGNFCRDGAI
- a CDS encoding ABC transporter permease; this encodes MYAKLALSNARRSIKDYVIYFVTLIICVSLFYAFMSLSSSHYELITEDTYNFKYLKIMIKYTTYIITGLLILLIGYVNKYMMKRRKKEFATYILLGIPQRNVALMFFIETLVMGIVSIVFGIFLGTLFSQMVTALILMTANQKIIFSFKLYIDTVAITLLFFTAMFCIIGLINIRTLSKTKLIHMLNDEKKTEFQFKRGKIIYISVFIIAILLYILCGYSVYRILRVIENVQLKQGNEITYAGLAVTGFIGGTYALFYSLAYVLILIKERWIKFKYEYTNLFLIGAVVSKIKTAPMLMATISITFLGAALCFTLTLLLSQWSLGYLDNRIPFDTVVASRLNIMSKTENISKIDYSGLVEFLDSENYNFKDYCEVEQYYIYDKKLYDTDKKNMPLFAIGLSDYNHLREMLGYDEVRLEDDEFTTQWLKLVDDKFIDEHVSENSTLKIKDKELKLSSNPYYKDSIGEYIYNTYEGGLVVIPDKWCENLGLAAKDFYANTAMKISNDKLVKVETELIPNWFIKNYGNMLSEKKNNPLTIRLKAAETNEILNVTLGMRILGIYGGTVLLMISLTVLALQQLSDSIQHKGRFDTLRKLGIDDKDTGRLILKQISLYFTLPIIIAVFGFYIFFYAFASASRTLIDIYIGDKAFMFNISISLILIIVIYVCYFVATYYSFKRNVESK
- a CDS encoding ABC transporter ATP-binding protein, yielding MLDKILDIKSIEKYYGNKGNVVKAIDDISFQVVKGEFVGVMGPSGSGKTTLLNTISTIDEVSSGHIYIDGKDLTSINQKDIAKFRRENLGFIFQDFNLIDTLTIHENIALALTINRHKKQDIDNKVKAVASELGIADILNKYPYEVSGGQKQRCACARALITNPKLILADEPTGALDSRSAQMLIEMISHLNKDLGATILMVTHDSFTASYCDRILFIKDGKIFTELIKGQNTRKQFFNQILDVVALLGGDMRDVR